The following proteins are encoded in a genomic region of Verrucomicrobiota bacterium:
- a CDS encoding carbohydrate porin, with translation MKRRSRLGLHKRRYRMPVLAAALSFIGFAVLAGPNVAGADTSPWSQWVGGDTMTGDWGGLRAALLDHGLKISGGYDAEGWGNITGGFERGAVYTGLLYVALQLDLQKAMGWPGASFDTRWLWITGQDASRDLAGNFLTISSIAGYNSVRAYELWLQQNWLDDAVSLRLGQIAADTDFFVSKYASTFLNNTFGWPASMGSNLPGGGPGYPIGTLGVRLALNPVGWFTFQTAVFQGNVYPQNVNLHGFRWRLNGANGFFFLNEAQLRWNQRAEDTGLPGQFSAGAWYHTARFARSDDAGSVRGNYGVYAMLDQMVYREPGEMAAPSAAPQSDGKKVAGATGANGGAPVVKKSDQGLGVFGRIAYEPQDRNFIGLYFDTGLTYKGLIPTRDADTIGVAFAYAQLSSGAKRAARAAGAVGASAEMALEATYQAQITPWLGVQPDLQYIINPGGSQDLDNALVLGCRVAVTF, from the coding sequence ATGAAACGGCGATCCCGCCTCGGACTGCATAAACGCCGGTATCGGATGCCGGTCCTTGCGGCTGCCCTAAGTTTCATCGGCTTTGCCGTACTGGCCGGGCCGAACGTCGCCGGGGCGGATACTTCGCCCTGGTCACAATGGGTGGGCGGCGACACGATGACGGGTGATTGGGGAGGACTTCGCGCCGCGCTGCTGGATCACGGGCTCAAGATTTCCGGCGGTTATGATGCTGAAGGGTGGGGCAACATCACCGGCGGCTTTGAGCGGGGAGCGGTATATACGGGCCTCCTTTACGTCGCCCTCCAGCTCGATCTTCAGAAGGCGATGGGGTGGCCGGGCGCAAGCTTCGACACCAGATGGCTGTGGATAACCGGCCAGGACGCGTCCAGGGACCTCGCCGGGAACTTCCTCACGATTTCGAGCATCGCCGGCTACAACTCGGTGCGTGCTTACGAACTCTGGCTTCAGCAAAACTGGCTGGATGACGCCGTTTCTCTCCGCCTCGGGCAGATCGCGGCCGATACGGACTTCTTCGTTTCGAAATACGCCTCCACATTTCTCAATAATACCTTCGGGTGGCCTGCCTCCATGGGTTCGAATCTACCCGGGGGCGGCCCGGGATACCCGATCGGCACCCTGGGCGTCCGCCTGGCGCTCAATCCGGTGGGTTGGTTTACTTTCCAAACGGCGGTTTTCCAGGGCAACGTCTACCCGCAGAACGTTAACCTCCATGGGTTCCGCTGGCGGCTGAATGGCGCAAACGGGTTCTTCTTCCTTAATGAAGCGCAATTGCGTTGGAACCAGCGCGCCGAGGACACGGGGCTTCCGGGTCAATTCAGCGCCGGAGCGTGGTATCACACGGCCCGATTTGCCAGGTCTGACGACGCAGGTTCCGTGCGCGGAAATTACGGCGTCTACGCCATGCTCGATCAGATGGTGTATCGCGAACCCGGCGAAATGGCCGCTCCGTCCGCGGCTCCTCAATCAGATGGAAAAAAGGTCGCCGGCGCTACCGGTGCAAACGGAGGCGCGCCGGTCGTAAAGAAATCAGACCAGGGACTTGGAGTTTTCGGCCGCATCGCTTATGAGCCCCAGGATCGTAATTTCATCGGACTCTATTTCGATACAGGGCTGACCTATAAGGGCCTGATTCCCACCCGCGACGCGGACACCATAGGGGTGGCCTTTGCGTACGCGCAGTTGAGCTCGGGCGCCAAACGGGCGGCGAGGGCAGCGGGCGCGGTTGGGGCGAGTGCGGAGATGGCGCTCGAAGCCACCTACCAGGCGCAAATCACCCCGTGGCTGGGCGTCCAGCCGGACCTGCAATACATCATCAACCCCGGCGGCAGCCAGGACCTCGACAACGCCCTCGTCCTGGGCTGCCGCGTCGCGGTCACCTTTTAA
- a CDS encoding NAD(P)-binding domain-containing protein, translating into MSVANQSGDSIRPAPARRLVAIIGSGPGGLVVAKFLKQHGWEPVLFEQNDALGGQWNARSPHSGVWPSMVTNTSRWLTCFSDLAPEPKGAIFPSNGEILSYLGRYAQTFDLLRHIRYATRVETIERDPRGGGWVIGSNSGAEARSETFPYVVVASGRFTTPLIPPLPGLESFCGRGGALHSLHYKRPEGFRGQRVLVVGCAISALEIASDLAMLGAARVVSTYRRQRYVVPKLVAGVPSDTLAFTRFAALSAEVTPREALAKATQDHILRAFGSPERFGARPPDGDFLTVGRGLSQHFLPLVAEGRIVVKPWLRLIEGPRVRFSDESAEEFDAIILGTGFELSLPFLSAAIRRTLRLNDAQDAELYHFTFHPDLPGLAFVGLWEQTGPYFPPLELQARWIAYAWSGLRPLPPPSQMEAALAAQPPKRGGSQPQAMHLIALRFAREAGVEPELSQWPLLARALLFGPLSAASFRLAGPDRLPEAAERIQAEARALGTVVSPEFSREQVAQLQALAAARKEAGFTGLVDRITKPSANAQGPEE; encoded by the coding sequence ATGAGCGTCGCAAATCAAAGCGGTGATTCGATTCGGCCAGCCCCGGCGCGGCGCCTGGTCGCCATCATTGGAAGCGGGCCGGGCGGCCTGGTGGTCGCCAAATTCCTCAAGCAGCACGGCTGGGAACCGGTGCTCTTTGAGCAAAATGATGCGCTGGGGGGACAGTGGAACGCGCGCTCGCCTCACAGCGGGGTTTGGCCTTCCATGGTGACCAACACCAGCCGATGGCTGACTTGCTTTAGCGACCTCGCGCCCGAACCCAAGGGGGCAATCTTCCCCTCCAACGGGGAGATCCTTTCCTATCTGGGGCGCTATGCCCAAACGTTTGACCTCCTTCGCCACATTCGGTACGCCACCCGGGTCGAAACGATCGAGCGTGACCCTCGAGGTGGCGGTTGGGTGATCGGGTCCAACAGCGGCGCCGAGGCTCGAAGCGAGACCTTTCCGTACGTGGTGGTGGCTTCCGGCAGGTTTACCACGCCGCTGATCCCGCCCCTGCCCGGACTGGAATCGTTTTGCGGCCGAGGCGGAGCACTCCACAGCCTTCACTACAAGCGCCCGGAGGGTTTCCGCGGTCAACGGGTGCTCGTGGTGGGTTGCGCCATCAGCGCCCTGGAAATTGCCAGCGACCTGGCAATGCTGGGCGCCGCGCGCGTCGTCTCGACCTACCGACGCCAGCGCTACGTTGTGCCCAAGCTGGTGGCCGGGGTCCCCAGCGACACGCTCGCCTTTACCCGCTTTGCGGCCCTGTCTGCGGAGGTCACGCCGAGGGAAGCCCTGGCCAAGGCCACTCAGGACCACATCCTGCGGGCGTTCGGCAGCCCGGAGCGGTTCGGCGCGCGGCCGCCGGACGGCGATTTCCTGACGGTGGGGCGGGGGTTGAGCCAGCACTTCCTGCCATTGGTGGCGGAGGGCCGCATCGTTGTTAAACCCTGGCTGCGCCTCATCGAGGGCCCGAGGGTTCGATTCAGCGACGAAAGCGCCGAAGAGTTCGATGCGATCATCCTGGGCACCGGCTTCGAGTTGAGTTTGCCGTTCTTGAGCGCCGCGATCCGCCGCACGCTCCGGCTGAACGACGCTCAGGACGCGGAACTTTACCACTTCACGTTCCATCCGGATTTGCCGGGTCTTGCCTTTGTGGGTTTGTGGGAACAAACCGGGCCCTATTTCCCACCCCTGGAGTTGCAAGCCCGCTGGATCGCGTACGCCTGGAGCGGGCTTCGGCCGCTTCCGCCGCCGAGTCAGATGGAGGCGGCCCTGGCGGCCCAACCGCCCAAGCGAGGCGGCTCGCAGCCGCAGGCGATGCATTTGATCGCGCTGCGCTTTGCGCGCGAAGCGGGCGTGGAACCCGAGCTAAGCCAGTGGCCCCTCCTGGCTCGGGCGCTGCTGTTTGGGCCGTTGTCGGCCGCATCTTTTCGGCTGGCCGGCCCCGACCGCTTACCGGAAGCGGCGGAACGGATCCAGGCCGAAGCGCGGGCGTTGGGCACGGTGGTCAGCCCCGAGTTCTCCCGTGAACAGGTCGCGCAACTCCAGGCCCTGGCGGCCGCTCGCAAAGAGGCTGGGTTCACCGGATTGGTGGACCGGATCACGAAGCCGTCAGCAAACGCGCAGGGACCCGAAGAATGA
- a CDS encoding YceI family protein — protein sequence MKTALSALFAAFTLWVAATLPAAEKVTPFPREVTIGVDPARSNVQFTLGATLHTVHGTFRVEGGTVRLDAVSGKAGGQVVVDVKSGNTGVEARDRQMHESVLGSDRFPRAVFLPDRVSGLGSLEGEHQVVVHGTLRLHGQDHEVSLPARVTVQDGRVTAAAKLVVPYVSWGMKDPSTFVLRVSDRVNLEITLAGTLNPKRP from the coding sequence ATGAAAACCGCGCTTTCCGCCCTGTTTGCCGCCTTCACGTTGTGGGTTGCCGCGACGTTACCGGCGGCTGAAAAGGTCACCCCATTCCCCCGCGAGGTCACGATCGGCGTCGACCCGGCCCGCAGCAACGTCCAATTCACCCTGGGCGCCACCCTGCACACCGTCCACGGCACGTTCAGGGTCGAGGGCGGCACGGTTCGCTTGGACGCCGTCAGCGGGAAAGCCGGGGGGCAGGTCGTCGTCGACGTCAAAAGCGGCAACACGGGCGTGGAAGCGCGCGATCGGCAGATGCACGAGAGCGTGTTGGGAAGCGACCGATTTCCCCGGGCGGTGTTTTTGCCTGACCGGGTCAGCGGTCTCGGGTCCCTGGAGGGCGAGCATCAGGTGGTGGTGCACGGCACCTTGCGGCTTCATGGCCAGGATCACGAGGTTAGCCTTCCTGCCAGGGTGACGGTACAGGACGGCCGGGTTACCGCGGCGGCAAAATTGGTGGTGCCTTACGTCAGCTGGGGCATGAAGGATCCGAGCACGTTTGTGCTTCGGGTAAGCGACAGGGTAAACCTCGAGATCACCCTTGCCGGCACGCTAAACCCCAAACGCCCGTGA